The Sebaldella sp. S0638 genomic interval TCCATGATTTTCCTCCTGTTTTTTTATTGATTTTGAAATTCCAGTGCGAGCTGTATTTGAATTGCTGCCAGTATTATTTCCAGATCATCTGCTTCTGTTTCATATTTTTCCGACAGCATTTTTATAATTTCTGAAGATATACTGTAAGCATCTTTACTTATTTCCTCTTCAAAACCTGAATTAGTGACATTTAACTTTTCATTTGTCTCAAGTCTCTGGCAAAAACTGATAATATGAGAATAAAATACCAGCTTAAATTCATAAGTAAATACTACATTATTTCTTTCCAGTATTTTTTCTACTTCTGCGGCATTGTCAGTATACTTAGAAAATTCTTCCTCTGATAACCCCAAATGCTGCCTTACATCCTCTAAAAAACTCTGCTCCATTGCTTTCCTCCTCCCAAAAACGTTTCATTTTTTCTACATATAAGATAAAAAATCTTTTCACTATATAAGTTACCACAAAATACACGAATGTCAAATTTTCCATATTCGTCGCCAATATTCAAAATTATTTTGATTTTTTATCTTTTTTATGCTATATATAGAAGTGATTATAGATGTTAACGAAAAATAATTTTATATAAATTCGCAAAAAAATCATGTTTTTTAGATAATTTTGATGAAATAGGGTGAAAAAATGGAGAAAAACAGTCAAAAAAACCAGTTTTTTTTTCAGGAATACGATATTTTTATTGATTTTCACAAAAAAATCAATAAAAGAGAGAAATTTTTCCTGGAATTTTTAATAGAAAAAATAAAGAATAAATTTGAAAATCCAAATGAAAAAACTCTTGTCTTTGAAATCGAAATACTTTTTAAAGTGCTGAAAATTACCACAAAAGAAGAATTTGAAAAATTCATGAATAGTTTTTCAGAAAAAAGAATAATTTACAAATGCAGAAAATTTAATCTTCTTACATTTGAAGGTTCTATTTATCCTGTGTCTTCCTTTGAATTCAATGATGAAAAGTTCTACATTGATATTTCCGAAAAATTTTACAGTATTTTTTCTGCTGAAGAAAATGATTTTAAACAGCTTTATTTTGATATTCTGCTGCAGTTCGACAGCATGATTGTAAAAAAGCTTTTCCTGTTCCTTATAAATAACAAAAGTATAAACGACACTCTGGAAGTTTCTGAGGAATATCTGAAAGAATACCTTGAGCTGTCTAATACATATGACCGTTTTTATGATTTTGAGAAAAATGTCCTGAAAAGATCCATTGCGCAAATTGAAAAGTATACACCCCTGAAGATAAAGTATGAAAAAATAAAGAATAAGTCTTACTTAAACAGTAAAATTGTAGGGATAAAATTTTACATCATTGATAATGTAAGAAGTAATTTAAGTAAACAGACTAATGAACTGCTGAAAGGATATGAGGATTTATTTGTAAAATATAATAAGATATGGGATTACACATTAAGTGTACTCTCTAAAAAGGGATATGAATATGTGAAGAAAAATATAACTTATACTGTTCTGCACAGAAAAGACAATATGGATCGTTATATAGTAGAGGCTCTTAAATATAACCATTATGAGAACAGACTGAAAAACAGAGTGGCAAAATTCAGCGAGACACATAAGCTGGTTTTTCATGAGGAAGAACGTTACGCCTCGCTTGCTGATCTTCATACCGAATTTTTCAAAATTATCGCTAATCTGAATCTGTTTTATCTCACACAGGTGGATACTTTTTACAGGGAACTGTATAAATTGAAAAAATTTAATGAACTTGAATATATTGATAATCAGATCGCTGTATTTATAGAATATAACGGTGAATATCTAAGCAGAATGTTTGTTTTTGAAAAGTAATCTTTTATATGTAGTATGCCGACTGTGAGATTTTTTGTATGTTTGCAATGAATTTCCGAGTGAATTTTATTTTCACTGTTTATTGACTTTTTTCATTTTTATGGTATCCTTTTATAAATAGTTTAGAGTTGTTACTCTTTTTTAGAGGCAAAATCTGAAGTTTATCAAATATTTATTTGGTATTTTTCGATTTTGCTTTTTTATTTTAATAAAAATACTAAACTTTGAATTGTTTTAATCAGTTTTAAAATTCATACATGCAGAAAGGGTGAGATTTTTCAATGAAAAAAAGATTTTTTGGAGTTTTTGGAATTTTATTTCTATTTTTAGTTACAGGTATTATATCACACTCAGCCGCTAAGGACAACGAAGTTGTTCTGTACATTGTGCGGCATGGTAAAACTATGCTTAATACTACTGACAGAGTTCAGGGATGGTCTGACGCCGTCCTCACTCCTGCGGGAATAGAAGTAGCCGAGTATCTCGGGGCAGGATTAAAAGAGAAGAAAATAAAGTTTACTGCGGCGTACAGCAGTGACAGCGGGAGAAGTATCCAGACAGCTGATATTGTTTTAAAAGAAACAGGACAGAAGTCTATTCCTCTGAAAACTGACTGGCGTTTGAGAGAGTTTAACTTCGGGACATATGAAGGGGATCTTAATCATACAATGTGGACTGATATTGCCAAAAGTCAGGGGAAGACTCTGGAACAATGGCAGGCAGCAGGAATTTCTCCGAAAGATTTTGCAAATAGTGTTGCTGCATTAGATAAAGGACGTGATCCTGAAGGTGTTAACTGGCCTGCTGAGGATTATGAGACTATCACTAAAAGGCTTAAAGAGGGAATTGATGAAATTGCAAAGGAATCTGCCAGAAAAGGCGGCGGTAATGTGCTGGTTGTTTCACATGGTCTGAGTATAACTGCTCTTGTAAATACTCTTGATCCCGGGCTTAATGTACCTGCCGGACTTAAAAATGCCAGTGTTACTAAGGTAGTTTATAAAAACGGGAAGTATGAAGTTAAAGAAGTGGGGGATATGAGTTTCGTGGAAATTGGGCGGAAGCTTAACAGTAAATAAAAAATATTTTTAATACTAAGATATCTGTTTTAAATAATTTAATTCAGATATTTTTTATTTTATCCTTTTTTACGTTATTTCAAAATATTTATGTTTTTCCCCTCTTTAATCTTTTAAATAAATTTAGTATAATTATATTTAGCATATCATCTTAGG includes:
- a CDS encoding replication initiation protein, with amino-acid sequence MEKNSQKNQFFFQEYDIFIDFHKKINKREKFFLEFLIEKIKNKFENPNEKTLVFEIEILFKVLKITTKEEFEKFMNSFSEKRIIYKCRKFNLLTFEGSIYPVSSFEFNDEKFYIDISEKFYSIFSAEENDFKQLYFDILLQFDSMIVKKLFLFLINNKSINDTLEVSEEYLKEYLELSNTYDRFYDFEKNVLKRSIAQIEKYTPLKIKYEKIKNKSYLNSKIVGIKFYIIDNVRSNLSKQTNELLKGYEDLFVKYNKIWDYTLSVLSKKGYEYVKKNITYTVLHRKDNMDRYIVEALKYNHYENRLKNRVAKFSETHKLVFHEEERYASLADLHTEFFKIIANLNLFYLTQVDTFYRELYKLKKFNELEYIDNQIAVFIEYNGEYLSRMFVFEK
- a CDS encoding PRD domain-containing protein, which produces MEQSFLEDVRQHLGLSEEEFSKYTDNAAEVEKILERNNVVFTYEFKLVFYSHIISFCQRLETNEKLNVTNSGFEEEISKDAYSISSEIIKMLSEKYETEADDLEIILAAIQIQLALEFQNQ
- a CDS encoding histidine phosphatase family protein, with product MKKRFFGVFGILFLFLVTGIISHSAAKDNEVVLYIVRHGKTMLNTTDRVQGWSDAVLTPAGIEVAEYLGAGLKEKKIKFTAAYSSDSGRSIQTADIVLKETGQKSIPLKTDWRLREFNFGTYEGDLNHTMWTDIAKSQGKTLEQWQAAGISPKDFANSVAALDKGRDPEGVNWPAEDYETITKRLKEGIDEIAKESARKGGGNVLVVSHGLSITALVNTLDPGLNVPAGLKNASVTKVVYKNGKYEVKEVGDMSFVEIGRKLNSK